The following are from one region of the Silene latifolia isolate original U9 population chromosome 9, ASM4854445v1, whole genome shotgun sequence genome:
- the LOC141601716 gene encoding uncharacterized protein LOC141601716 has translation MSQLQNGMTMTEFDRFSSCNSAKEIWNGLELAYEGTSLVKKHRVDLLIQRYELFIMEQNESIDSMLAYFSSIITEFRNLGKKFEYEDIIRKILRSLKKKWQPKVTAIEEARDLTLLTYQELIGSVMAHEIMLNKDDDEPAKGKSMAL, from the coding sequence ATGAGCcagttacaaaacggcatgactatgactgaattcgatcgtttctctTCTTGTAATTCTGCAAAGGAAATATGGAATGGTCTAGAGTTAGCCTACGAAGGTACTTCGCTTGTTAAGAAACACAGAGTTGACTTGCTGATTCAACGATATGAACTCTTTATAATGGAGCAAAATGAATCAATTGATAGCATGTTAGCATATTTTTCTAGCATTATTACTGAATTTAGAAACCTTGGTAAGAAATTTGAATATGAGGATATCATTAGAAAGATTCTCAGGAGCCTTAAGAAAAAATGGCAACCTAAGGTCACTGCGATTGAAGAAGCTAGAGACCTTACTTTACTCACCTATCAAGAGCTTATAGGTTCAGTCATGGCACATGAGATCATGCTCAATAAAGATGATGATGAACCGGCTAAAGGGAAAAGTATGGCCTTATAA